A stretch of Methylogaea oryzae DNA encodes these proteins:
- the rpsA gene encoding 30S ribosomal protein S1, with product MSESFAELFEQSLVQSEMRQGSILRGTVVDIGNDVVVVNAGLKSEGLIPKWQFLSDSGEIEVQIGDEVDVALEMLEDGMGATLLSRDKAKKQMAWGELEKAFEENATVVGRISGKVRGGFTVSVGALRAFLPGSLVDVRPVRDTAFLENRDLEFKVIKIDQKRNNVVLSRRAVVEKEYSAERAALVDSLKEGAIIMGVVKNLTDYGAFIDLGGIDGLLHITDMAWKRIHHPSEAVQIGQELQVKVLKYDQEKNRVSLGLKQLGEDPWQNISRRYPQGTRVFGKISNLTDYGCFVELEEGVEGLVHVSEMDWTNKNVNPSKVVQLGDEVEVMVLEIDEDRRRISLGMKQCKGNPWDEFAASHQKGDRISGVIKSITDFGIFIGLDGGIDGLVHLSDISWSTTGEEAIRNYKKGDEVETVILAIDPERERISLGVKQLEQDPFQNFLAAHEKGDIVKGTVTEVDAKGAVISLADSVDGYLRASEIQRDRVEDARTLLKVGDEVEAKFIGVDKKTKSISLSIKAKDTEEETAVLKGYTQQQTTGAATLGDIFKEQMEK from the coding sequence ATGAGCGAAAGCTTTGCTGAATTGTTTGAACAGAGTCTGGTGCAGTCCGAAATGCGCCAGGGTTCCATCCTCCGCGGCACGGTCGTCGACATCGGCAACGATGTGGTGGTCGTCAACGCCGGCCTCAAGTCCGAGGGCCTGATCCCCAAGTGGCAGTTCCTCAGCGACAGCGGCGAGATCGAAGTCCAGATCGGCGATGAAGTGGATGTGGCCCTGGAAATGCTGGAAGACGGCATGGGCGCTACGCTGCTGTCCCGCGACAAGGCCAAGAAGCAAATGGCCTGGGGCGAACTGGAGAAAGCTTTCGAAGAAAACGCCACCGTGGTCGGCCGCATCAGCGGCAAAGTGCGCGGCGGTTTCACCGTTTCCGTCGGCGCGCTGCGCGCGTTCCTGCCCGGCTCCCTGGTGGACGTGCGTCCGGTGCGCGATACCGCGTTCCTGGAAAACCGCGACCTGGAATTCAAGGTCATCAAGATCGACCAGAAGCGCAACAACGTGGTGCTGTCGCGCCGTGCCGTGGTGGAAAAAGAATACAGCGCGGAACGCGCGGCCCTGGTGGACAGCCTGAAGGAAGGCGCCATCATCATGGGCGTGGTCAAGAACCTCACCGACTACGGTGCGTTCATCGACCTGGGCGGTATCGACGGCCTGCTGCACATCACCGACATGGCCTGGAAACGCATCCACCATCCGTCCGAAGCCGTGCAGATCGGTCAGGAACTGCAAGTCAAGGTGCTCAAGTACGACCAGGAAAAGAACCGCGTTTCCCTGGGCCTGAAGCAGCTGGGCGAAGATCCGTGGCAGAACATTTCCCGCCGCTACCCGCAGGGTACCCGCGTATTCGGCAAGATCAGCAACCTCACCGACTACGGCTGCTTCGTTGAGCTGGAAGAAGGCGTGGAAGGCTTGGTGCACGTGTCCGAAATGGATTGGACCAACAAGAACGTCAACCCGTCCAAGGTTGTCCAGTTGGGCGACGAAGTGGAAGTCATGGTGCTGGAAATCGACGAAGACCGTCGCCGCATCTCCCTGGGCATGAAGCAGTGCAAGGGCAATCCGTGGGACGAATTCGCCGCCAGCCACCAGAAAGGCGATCGCATCAGCGGCGTCATCAAGTCCATCACCGACTTCGGCATTTTCATCGGCCTGGACGGCGGCATCGACGGTCTGGTCCACCTGTCCGACATTTCCTGGTCGACGACCGGCGAAGAAGCCATCCGCAATTACAAGAAGGGTGACGAGGTCGAAACCGTCATTCTGGCCATCGACCCGGAACGCGAGCGTATTTCCCTGGGCGTGAAGCAGCTGGAACAGGATCCGTTCCAGAACTTCCTGGCTGCCCACGAAAAGGGCGACATCGTCAAGGGCACGGTCACGGAAGTGGATGCCAAGGGCGCCGTTATCTCCCTGGCGGACAGCGTCGACGGTTACCTGCGCGCTTCCGAAATCCAGCGCGATCGCGTGGAAGACGCCCGTACCCTGCTGAAAGTGGGCGACGAGGTGGAAGCCAAGTTCATCGGCGTGGACAAGAAGACCAAGAGCATCAGCCTCTCTATCAAGGCTAAGGATACCGAGGAAGAAACCGCCGTGCTGAAGGGGTACACCCAACAGCAGACGACGGGTGCCGCCACCTTGGGCGACATCTTCAAGGAGCAGATGGAGAAGTAA
- the cmk gene encoding (d)CMP kinase, whose amino-acid sequence MADLPPVLAIDGPGGAGKGTVSRALAQRLGWNYLDSGAIYRALAVAVRRRGVALDDLAAVVATARAMDLSFRTADGFAVLLDGDDVSAEIQREETGAAASHIAPHPEVRAVLLEKQRAFRRPPGLVADGRDMGTVVFADAPYKVFLTASAEVRAERRYKQLKEQGLDVNLGQLTLELEERDRRDRERAVSPLVPAADATVVDSSGLTIDQVIARVLDLING is encoded by the coding sequence ATGGCCGATTTACCTCCGGTACTCGCCATCGACGGTCCCGGCGGCGCCGGCAAGGGCACGGTCAGCCGTGCTTTGGCGCAGCGTTTGGGGTGGAATTACCTGGACAGCGGCGCCATTTACCGCGCCTTGGCGGTGGCGGTGCGGCGTCGCGGCGTCGCGTTGGACGACTTGGCCGCCGTCGTCGCGACGGCGCGGGCGATGGATTTGTCGTTCCGTACCGCCGACGGCTTCGCCGTGTTGTTGGACGGGGACGATGTCAGCGCCGAAATCCAGCGGGAGGAAACCGGCGCGGCGGCTTCCCATATCGCTCCCCACCCCGAGGTGCGCGCCGTGCTGCTGGAAAAGCAGCGGGCCTTCCGCCGCCCGCCCGGTTTGGTGGCCGACGGACGCGATATGGGCACGGTGGTGTTCGCCGACGCGCCTTATAAAGTGTTCCTCACCGCCAGCGCCGAGGTGCGCGCCGAGCGGCGTTATAAGCAGTTGAAGGAGCAGGGACTTGATGTTAACCTTGGTCAATTAACCCTTGAATTGGAAGAGCGGGATCGCCGTGATCGGGAACGGGCCGTGTCGCCTTTGGTGCCGGCGGCCGATGCGACGGTGGTCGATTCTTCCGGTTTGACTATCGATCAAGTGATAGCGCGCGTGCTGGATCTGATCAACGGTTAG
- the aroA gene encoding 3-phosphoshikimate 1-carboxyvinyltransferase has protein sequence MHSKQVQFHVQPGGCLKGEGRVAGDKSISHRSVMLGSIAEGVTHVKGWLEAEDALSTLAAFQAMGVKIERGGPGELTVHGVGLHGLKAPAGELYLGNSGTSMRLLSGLLSGQPFDTVLTGDESLSRRPMKRVTAPLRDMGAVIETTEAGTAPLRIKGGHQLKGMHYDMPVASAQVKSCLLLAGLYAEGETSVTEPAPTRDHTERMLQGFGYEVRRDGDKISVRSGGKLTACDIDVPADISSAAFFLVGASIAEGSDITLQHVGINPTRTGVIDILKLMGADIELLNPRTVGGEPVADLRVRSAKLKGIAIPEELVPLAIDEFPVLFVAAACAEGQTVLTGAEELRVKESDRIQVMADGLVALGIDAKPTPDGMVIQGGRLGSGRVNSRGDHRIAMSFSIAALRASGTIDIDDCANVNTSFPTFVSLAKNLGLNISVTE, from the coding sequence ATGCACAGTAAGCAAGTCCAGTTTCACGTCCAACCCGGCGGCTGCCTGAAAGGCGAGGGCCGCGTGGCGGGCGACAAGTCCATTTCCCATCGCTCGGTGATGCTGGGTTCCATCGCCGAGGGCGTGACCCACGTGAAGGGCTGGCTGGAAGCCGAGGACGCCCTGTCTACCCTGGCGGCGTTCCAGGCCATGGGCGTCAAGATCGAGCGGGGCGGTCCCGGCGAACTGACCGTTCACGGCGTCGGCTTGCACGGCCTGAAAGCACCGGCCGGCGAGCTGTACCTGGGCAACTCCGGCACTTCCATGCGCTTGCTGTCGGGCCTGTTGTCCGGCCAGCCTTTCGATACGGTGCTGACTGGCGACGAATCCCTGTCGCGCCGCCCGATGAAGCGGGTGACCGCGCCGTTGCGCGACATGGGGGCGGTGATCGAAACCACCGAGGCCGGCACGGCGCCGCTGCGCATCAAGGGCGGCCACCAGTTGAAAGGCATGCACTACGACATGCCGGTGGCGTCCGCCCAGGTGAAGTCCTGCCTGTTGCTGGCCGGCCTGTATGCGGAAGGCGAAACCAGCGTCACCGAGCCCGCGCCCACCCGCGACCACACCGAACGCATGCTGCAGGGGTTCGGCTACGAAGTGCGCCGCGACGGCGACAAGATCAGCGTGCGTAGCGGCGGCAAGCTGACCGCCTGCGACATCGACGTGCCGGCGGACATTTCCTCGGCCGCTTTCTTCCTGGTGGGCGCTTCCATCGCCGAGGGTTCCGACATCACCCTGCAGCACGTCGGCATCAACCCGACCCGCACCGGCGTGATCGACATTTTGAAGCTCATGGGTGCGGATATCGAACTGCTCAACCCGCGCACCGTGGGCGGCGAGCCGGTGGCGGACTTGCGCGTGCGTTCGGCCAAGCTGAAAGGCATCGCCATCCCCGAGGAGCTGGTGCCGCTGGCCATCGACGAATTCCCGGTATTGTTCGTGGCGGCGGCCTGCGCCGAAGGCCAGACCGTGCTGACTGGCGCGGAGGAGTTGCGGGTGAAGGAAAGCGACCGCATCCAGGTGATGGCCGACGGCCTGGTGGCCTTGGGCATCGACGCCAAGCCGACGCCGGACGGCATGGTCATCCAAGGCGGCCGGCTGGGCTCCGGTCGGGTCAATTCCCGCGGCGACCATCGCATCGCCATGTCCTTCTCGATCGCGGCGTTGCGTGCGTCCGGAACCATCGACATCGACGATTGCGCCAACGTTAATACTTCCTTCCCCACCTTCGTGTCCTTGGCGAAAAACTTGGGACTGAACATCAGCGTGACGGAGTAA
- a CDS encoding prephenate dehydrogenase/arogenate dehydrogenase family protein, with the protein MIERLCIVGVGLIGGSLARAARRAGLCRRVVGVDADAANLQRAQALGVVDRGCADVAEGAKDADVVLIAVPVQATEAVLAALKPVWNSRAVYTDAGSTKVNVLEAAERVFGSLPANFVPGHPIAGAERSGVDASHADLFRHKRVILTPAAETAPAAVQRVAELWRGAGAEVSEMEPLRHDQVLAATSHLPHVAAFALVDMLGREDETEAIFRYAAGGFRDFTRIASSDAAMWRDICLANREPILQRIEGLRDELGQVAALIASGDGDALLQLFQRAKAARQRFLDLYENNHHAQ; encoded by the coding sequence ATGATCGAACGCCTTTGCATCGTCGGCGTCGGTCTGATCGGCGGCTCCCTGGCGCGGGCCGCCCGCCGCGCCGGCTTGTGCCGCCGCGTGGTCGGCGTGGATGCGGATGCGGCTAATTTGCAGCGGGCGCAGGCTCTGGGAGTGGTCGATCGGGGCTGCGCCGATGTGGCCGAGGGGGCCAAGGATGCCGACGTGGTGCTGATCGCCGTGCCGGTGCAAGCCACCGAGGCGGTGTTGGCCGCTCTCAAGCCGGTGTGGAATAGCCGTGCCGTTTACACCGACGCCGGCAGCACCAAGGTCAACGTGTTGGAGGCGGCGGAACGGGTATTCGGTTCCCTGCCGGCCAATTTCGTGCCGGGCCATCCCATCGCCGGGGCCGAGCGCAGCGGTGTGGACGCTTCCCACGCCGATCTGTTCCGCCACAAGCGGGTGATTTTGACGCCCGCGGCGGAGACCGCTCCCGCTGCGGTGCAGCGGGTGGCCGAGCTGTGGCGCGGCGCCGGAGCCGAGGTGAGCGAGATGGAGCCGCTGCGCCACGACCAAGTGCTGGCGGCCACCAGCCATTTGCCCCATGTGGCGGCTTTCGCCCTGGTGGATATGCTGGGACGGGAAGACGAGACGGAGGCGATTTTCCGCTACGCGGCCGGCGGCTTCCGCGATTTCACCCGCATCGCCTCCAGCGACGCCGCCATGTGGCGCGACATCTGCCTGGCCAATCGCGAGCCGATTTTGCAGCGCATCGAAGGCTTGCGCGACGAATTGGGCCAGGTGGCGGCGCTTATCGCAAGCGGGGACGGCGACGCCCTGCTGCAGTTATTTCAACGCGCCAAAGCGGCGCGGCAACGGTTTTTGGATCTGTACGAGAACAACCATCATGCACAGTAA
- the hisC gene encoding histidinol-phosphate transaminase: MVNFFELAAPGVRGLTPYQPGKPIGELERELGLSNIVKLASNENPLGPSPKALEAALAASKEVELYPDGGGFELKAALSERLGVAAERITLGNGSSDVLEFAARVFVTPDNEVMFSQHSFALYPIFTQTLGAQAVATPASRWGNDLDAMRRAVTPRTRLIFIANPNNPTGTWLGSAALESFIRDLPREVLVVVDEAYFEYASHPAMGAADYPDTMAWVERYPNLIVARTFSKCYGLAGLRVGYSVSHPEVADLMNRVRPPFNVSSVALAAARAALEDEAHLRRSLELNAQGMQQLVAAFAERGLAYIPSVGNFVCVDMGRPAAPLYDALLRQGVIVRPVGNYGMPNHLRVTVGTPEQNAVFLRALDAVLAA; the protein is encoded by the coding sequence ATGGTGAATTTTTTCGAATTGGCGGCCCCCGGCGTGCGGGGCTTGACTCCTTACCAGCCCGGCAAGCCCATCGGCGAGTTGGAGCGGGAGCTGGGCTTGAGCAATATCGTCAAGCTGGCTTCCAACGAAAACCCGCTGGGTCCCAGCCCCAAGGCGCTGGAGGCCGCGTTGGCCGCTTCGAAAGAGGTGGAGCTGTATCCCGACGGCGGCGGGTTCGAGTTGAAGGCGGCGTTGTCCGAACGGCTGGGCGTGGCGGCCGAACGCATTACCTTGGGCAACGGTTCCAGCGACGTGCTGGAGTTCGCCGCGCGGGTGTTCGTGACGCCGGACAACGAGGTGATGTTTTCCCAGCATTCCTTCGCGCTCTATCCCATTTTCACCCAGACCCTGGGCGCCCAGGCGGTGGCCACGCCCGCCAGCCGCTGGGGCAACGATCTGGACGCCATGCGCCGAGCCGTTACGCCGCGCACCCGGCTGATCTTCATCGCCAATCCCAACAATCCCACCGGTACCTGGCTGGGCTCCGCCGCCTTGGAAAGCTTCATTCGCGATCTGCCGCGCGAGGTGCTGGTGGTGGTGGACGAGGCTTATTTCGAGTACGCCAGCCATCCCGCCATGGGCGCGGCGGATTATCCCGACACGATGGCTTGGGTGGAGCGTTATCCCAATTTGATCGTGGCGCGCACTTTTTCCAAGTGCTACGGCTTGGCCGGGCTGCGGGTGGGGTACTCGGTGTCTCATCCCGAGGTGGCCGACTTGATGAACCGGGTGCGGCCGCCGTTCAACGTCAGCAGCGTGGCGCTGGCCGCCGCCAGGGCGGCGTTGGAGGATGAGGCGCATTTGCGCCGTTCCCTAGAGCTCAACGCCCAAGGCATGCAGCAGCTGGTCGCGGCTTTCGCCGAGCGCGGCTTGGCCTATATCCCGTCCGTCGGCAATTTCGTTTGCGTGGACATGGGGCGGCCCGCCGCGCCCTTGTACGACGCTTTGCTGCGCCAAGGCGTCATCGTGCGGCCGGTGGGCAATTACGGCATGCCCAACCATTTGCGCGTCACCGTGGGTACGCCCGAGCAGAACGCCGTTTTCCTGCGCGCCCTGGACGCCGTCCTGGCGGCATGA
- the pheA gene encoding prephenate dehydratase — translation MTQPLSEIRKQIDALDAEILELFNRRARLAQEVAEAKLAAGETDNFYRPEREAQVLQRVRDLNQGPLDDDSVARLFRELMSACLALEKPLTVAFLGPAGTFSQQAAYKHFGHAVQAVPLPAIDEIFRAVESGDCQFGVVPVENSTEGVITHTLDSFLNSSLGICGEVSLRIHHNLMGKQADLAAIRKVFSHQQSLAQCRRWLDRYLPGAERVAVSSNAEAARLAAETPDSAAVAGETAADIYGLAVLQRNIEDEADNTTRFLVIGRLAVGPTGRDKTSLLISTGNQPGALHRALAPFAQHGISMSKIESRPSRRGAWDYVFFIDVEGHRDDAGVAEALRVAQAEVSFVKVLGSYPRAQA, via the coding sequence ATGACGCAACCCCTTTCCGAAATTCGCAAACAGATCGACGCCCTCGACGCCGAAATCCTGGAACTTTTCAACCGCCGCGCGCGCTTGGCGCAAGAAGTGGCCGAGGCCAAGCTGGCGGCCGGCGAGACCGATAATTTCTATCGGCCCGAGCGGGAGGCCCAGGTATTGCAGCGGGTGCGGGACTTGAACCAAGGTCCTTTGGACGACGATTCCGTGGCGCGGTTGTTCCGCGAGCTGATGTCCGCCTGCCTGGCTTTGGAAAAGCCGCTGACGGTGGCTTTTCTCGGGCCGGCCGGCACCTTCAGCCAGCAGGCGGCCTATAAGCACTTCGGCCATGCTGTCCAAGCCGTGCCGCTGCCGGCCATCGACGAGATTTTTCGCGCGGTGGAAAGCGGCGATTGCCAGTTCGGCGTGGTGCCGGTGGAGAATTCCACCGAGGGCGTCATCACCCACACGCTGGATAGCTTCCTGAATTCCTCTCTCGGCATTTGCGGCGAGGTGTCGCTGCGTATCCATCACAATCTGATGGGCAAGCAGGCCGATCTTGCCGCCATCCGCAAGGTGTTCTCCCACCAGCAGTCCCTGGCGCAGTGCCGGCGCTGGCTGGACCGTTATCTGCCGGGGGCCGAGCGGGTCGCCGTGAGCAGCAACGCCGAAGCGGCCCGCCTGGCGGCGGAAACGCCGGACAGCGCGGCGGTGGCGGGGGAGACGGCGGCGGATATCTACGGCCTCGCGGTGTTGCAGCGCAACATCGAGGATGAGGCGGACAATACCACCCGGTTCCTGGTGATCGGCCGCTTGGCCGTGGGGCCGACGGGGCGCGACAAGACTTCCTTGCTGATCTCCACCGGGAATCAGCCCGGCGCCCTGCATCGCGCCCTGGCGCCGTTCGCCCAGCACGGCATCAGCATGAGCAAGATCGAGTCGCGTCCCTCGCGGCGCGGCGCTTGGGATTACGTGTTTTTCATCGACGTGGAAGGGCATCGGGACGATGCCGGTGTGGCCGAGGCCCTGCGCGTGGCCCAGGCCGAGGTCAGCTTCGTCAAGGTGCTGGGCTCTTATCCGCGCGCCCAGGCTTAA
- a CDS encoding BrnA antitoxin family protein: MRKEYDFSKARKNPYASQLKKQVTIRLDEESIGYFKALSEEVGIPYQSLINLYLRDCAASHRKLNLNWS, from the coding sequence ATGCGCAAAGAATATGACTTCTCCAAGGCCAGGAAGAATCCCTATGCTTCCCAGTTAAAAAAACAGGTGACGATCCGCCTGGATGAAGAATCCATCGGCTACTTTAAAGCGCTTTCCGAGGAGGTGGGCATTCCGTACCAAAGCCTCATCAACCTCTACTTGAGAGACTGCGCCGCTTCCCACCGCAAGTTGAATCTCAACTGGTCGTAG
- a CDS encoding BrnT family toxin, whose amino-acid sequence MSALHFEWDERKAAVNVKKHGVSFDEAKSAFYDERAKLIDDPDHSGEEDRFVLLGLSAALRLLVVCHCYRGDGGAIRIISARKATAQERKYYS is encoded by the coding sequence ATGAGCGCATTGCACTTCGAGTGGGACGAACGGAAGGCCGCCGTCAACGTCAAGAAGCATGGCGTGAGCTTCGATGAGGCGAAATCCGCTTTCTACGACGAGCGCGCCAAGCTCATCGACGACCCGGACCATTCCGGTGAAGAAGATCGTTTTGTTCTGCTCGGCTTGAGCGCTGCGTTAAGGCTCTTGGTCGTCTGCCATTGCTACCGGGGCGACGGAGGGGCGATTCGAATCATCTCCGCCCGCAAGGCGACGGCCCAGGAAAGAAAGTACTACTCGTAA
- a CDS encoding SUMF1/EgtB/PvdO family nonheme iron enzyme: MAQAKHPYTVFISSTYLDNQERRKLVEDAVLRAKMTPVGMERFTASANPTVDECERQARDCDVYVGIIAHRYGWIPDGKAVSITELEYDAAKAVGRPCFVFEIATTSFDFQTDIDQGPDRWAKQEKLDAFRAKYRGDQMPALFTEKLLHGSVLDTLKSWREKQEGIQPVQQTTPSAAVADSSELERYRLAVLAQHQDLPLAGFKTKLRVPIALEELYVPLHARLHLRASGKVGYADAADAEKQLGEHGAEEIPLIEAFRAAGQRKRRGLAILGDPGSGKTTHLKRLLLHCLKQGPAGLGLPTDTLPVFLPLRELDDLERGIDAFIEKTLDSPHLNMPQGFGQRLLHGQPLLLLFDGLDEVSDPKRRAQVSRWIEQAAQARPHCTAVITCRFAGYDDSDRLGAQFLELHLRPLTPEQSDDFIRNWYRAVETGLAGDTPEAAIKTEEGAASLIERLRQPDFRLARMATLTRNPLLLANLCLVHRDRGALPRNRHQLYDECIDVLLEHWREVKSLDVSVPAELGRRALQPAALWLHGEKERTRATAAQLAPHIEPVLQQRNWPGGDAEALLRAVRDESGLLTGWGQDQFGFMHLGFQEYLAACELRRQAFEGDKAAVLRDLAARHADSWWQEVILLVLAQGNPSLFTPFMQEALKLLDFDLSAELGGLILEEAAEVTAEPFVKWLQQPTDGDGGLQGRRAALPLLQRLLPEAEYQTLLARLGVRAVHRVFKDGQLGDVTGHMSLLLTPAASLTSANGSVELLLIPGGRFLMGSPNGVGDSDEHLQHEVQIKPFYLGKYPVTNEEYARYLQANPDVSEPAYWGDRRFNQARQPVVGVSWEEACRFAAWASGRLPSEAEWEYACRAGTATAYWWGDKFEKQRANCDDGGSQWSGKQPSPVGSFPPNDFGLYDTSGNVWEWVRDCWHGDYTGAPADGSAWETGDDGRRVIRGGSWDVVPAAVRSADRGGGYPGILRGIDVGFRLAQDL, from the coding sequence ATGGCCCAGGCCAAACACCCCTACACCGTTTTTATCTCCAGCACCTACCTCGACAACCAGGAGCGGCGCAAGCTGGTGGAGGACGCAGTGCTGCGTGCCAAGATGACGCCTGTAGGCATGGAGCGCTTCACCGCTTCGGCCAATCCCACCGTGGATGAATGCGAACGGCAGGCGCGGGATTGCGATGTGTACGTGGGCATCATCGCCCACCGCTACGGCTGGATACCCGACGGCAAGGCCGTTTCCATCACCGAACTGGAATACGACGCGGCCAAGGCGGTGGGCAGGCCGTGTTTCGTATTCGAAATCGCTACAACCTCCTTTGACTTCCAAACGGATATTGACCAAGGTCCCGACCGCTGGGCTAAGCAGGAAAAGCTTGACGCCTTCCGCGCCAAATACCGTGGCGACCAAATGCCCGCGTTGTTTACTGAAAAACTGCTGCACGGGTCGGTTCTGGACACTTTGAAAAGCTGGCGCGAAAAGCAGGAAGGCATACAGCCCGTCCAACAAACCACACCGTCAGCCGCTGTTGCCGATTCCTCGGAACTGGAACGCTATCGGCTGGCCGTCCTGGCCCAGCACCAAGACCTGCCCCTGGCCGGTTTCAAAACCAAGCTGCGCGTGCCCATCGCCTTGGAGGAGCTGTACGTGCCGCTGCACGCCCGGCTGCATTTGCGGGCGAGCGGCAAGGTGGGGTATGCCGACGCGGCTGATGCGGAAAAGCAACTGGGCGAACACGGCGCCGAGGAAATTCCCCTGATCGAAGCCTTCCGCGCGGCGGGACAGCGCAAGCGGCGGGGGCTGGCGATACTGGGCGATCCCGGCTCCGGCAAAACCACCCACCTCAAGCGCCTGCTGCTGCATTGCCTGAAGCAAGGCCCGGCCGGCCTGGGGCTGCCGACGGACACGCTGCCGGTGTTTCTGCCGCTGCGGGAGCTGGACGACCTGGAGCGCGGCATTGACGCCTTTATCGAAAAGACCCTGGACAGCCCGCACTTGAATATGCCGCAAGGCTTCGGCCAGCGGCTGCTGCACGGCCAGCCCTTGCTGCTGCTGTTCGACGGCCTGGACGAAGTGAGCGATCCCAAGCGGCGCGCCCAGGTGTCCCGCTGGATCGAGCAAGCGGCCCAGGCCCGGCCCCATTGCACCGCCGTGATCACTTGCCGCTTCGCCGGCTACGACGACAGCGACCGGCTGGGCGCTCAATTCCTGGAGCTGCACCTGCGGCCCTTGACGCCGGAGCAGTCGGACGACTTCATCCGCAACTGGTACCGGGCGGTGGAAACCGGCCTGGCGGGCGACACGCCGGAAGCCGCCATCAAGACCGAGGAAGGCGCAGCCAGCCTCATCGAACGGCTGCGCCAGCCGGATTTCCGCTTGGCGCGCATGGCGACGCTGACACGCAACCCGTTGCTGTTGGCCAATCTGTGTTTGGTGCACCGCGACCGGGGCGCCTTGCCGCGCAATCGCCACCAGTTGTACGACGAATGCATCGACGTGTTGTTGGAACACTGGCGGGAAGTGAAGTCCCTGGACGTATCCGTGCCCGCCGAACTGGGCCGGCGCGCCTTGCAGCCGGCGGCGCTGTGGCTGCATGGCGAAAAGGAACGCACCCGCGCCACGGCGGCGCAACTGGCTCCCCACATCGAGCCGGTGCTGCAACAGCGCAACTGGCCCGGCGGCGATGCGGAAGCCCTGCTGCGCGCCGTGCGCGACGAAAGCGGCCTGCTCACCGGCTGGGGGCAGGATCAATTCGGCTTCATGCACCTGGGCTTCCAGGAATACCTGGCCGCCTGCGAACTGCGCCGCCAGGCTTTCGAGGGCGACAAGGCAGCGGTGTTGCGCGACTTGGCCGCGCGCCACGCCGATAGCTGGTGGCAGGAGGTGATCCTGCTGGTGCTGGCCCAGGGCAACCCTTCACTGTTCACACCGTTCATGCAAGAAGCCTTGAAGCTGCTGGATTTCGACCTGTCGGCGGAGCTGGGGGGCTTGATTTTGGAAGAGGCGGCGGAGGTGACGGCGGAGCCGTTTGTAAAGTGGCTGCAACAGCCGACCGATGGCGATGGGGGCTTGCAGGGGCGGCGGGCGGCTTTGCCTTTGCTGCAACGGCTGCTGCCGGAAGCGGAATACCAGACATTGTTGGCTAGGCTGGGTGTTCGAGCTGTTCATCGCGTTTTCAAGGACGGTCAGCTTGGGGATGTAACCGGGCACATGTCGTTACTTCTTACCCCGGCTGCGTCACTCACCAGCGCCAACGGCAGTGTCGAACTGCTGCTGATCCCTGGGGGGCGTTTTCTCATGGGTTCGCCTAATGGCGTCGGTGACAGTGACGAACACCTGCAACACGAAGTGCAGATCAAGCCATTTTACTTGGGCAAATATCCGGTCACCAACGAGGAATACGCCCGCTATTTGCAAGCGAATCCGGATGTCAGCGAGCCGGCCTATTGGGGTGACCGCCGTTTCAACCAGGCGCGCCAGCCGGTGGTGGGGGTGAGTTGGGAGGAGGCCTGCCGTTTCGCCGCATGGGCGAGCGGACGGCTGCCTAGCGAAGCGGAATGGGAATACGCCTGCCGCGCCGGAACTGCAACAGCCTATTGGTGGGGCGATAAGTTTGAAAAGCAACGTGCCAATTGTGATGACGGCGGCAGCCAGTGGAGCGGCAAACAGCCGTCGCCGGTCGGCTCGTTCCCGCCCAATGACTTTGGCCTGTACGACACCAGCGGCAATGTGTGGGAATGGGTGCGCGATTGCTGGCACGGCGATTACACGGGCGCGCCGGCCGACGGTTCCGCCTGGGAGACCGGCGATGACGGCCGGCGGGTGATCCGCGGTGGTTCCTGGGACGTCGTACCGGCGGCCGTGCGTTCGGCCGACCGCGGCGGGGGCTACCCGGGCATCCTCCGCGGCATCGATGTCGGTTTCCGTCTAGCCCAGGACTTATAG